In Hydractinia symbiolongicarpus strain clone_291-10 chromosome 4, HSymV2.1, whole genome shotgun sequence, the following proteins share a genomic window:
- the LOC130641741 gene encoding specificity protein transcription factor 3-like, which yields MRPYSIRKEDNKYIQPAITNTTGIQPSPLALLAATCSRIGDNFQEDTTIFSQKNFSYEKGRDDITTLKSCIDTRPIPLVCGERTFDIQQNTSPPYPAAPQITSSYFRIKHEESFDFNQNCEGIHICPNVIAEARMLETQARESFNKSCSRDSIQSTCSDETTNNNFNFNTSSCEHTNQTQPSPTESSCLYENSPPCISQQPTNCALENVNYPGSTLAHLPPVNSAPNYNNVDSYHRQKQLQGWRSQPYQRNTLPLQNEEKSSCMLHEDYEINTSHYNNSNNNNNNQSDRQLRNSLSHMGTDQHYHNIRPQQQLQSPVVSQPTPEHYYPQNINHSQNMTYSNFNSPMDVKPNPYAMQQTSMRQPISPGCLPTMPNYSNQPTPHEIGSMQADHHMNTVSPHMSNITGPHIHPPPHHHPVGMPTSFCSTCTNQQHPCLPSPEMGTPNQMTVPEMQAQNLAEYQYQQQQMFFARDNRRPRRIACTCPNCRDGENKTVTTKDGKQRKLHVCHIPGCGKIYGKTSHLRAHLRWHAGERPFACNWLFCNKRFTRSDELQRHRRTHTGDKRFECSTCLKKFMRSDHLSKHMKTHQTQNKQNASKDKNEKTSEKNDDTTKTTKDDDVKKKTPSNSMGLSESLKL from the exons ATGAGACCTTATAGTATTCGAAAAGAAGATAATAAATACATCCAACCAGCCATTACTAACACTACG ggtATACAGCCGTCGCCGTTAGCTTTACTAGCAGCAACGTGTAGTAGAATTGGTGATAACTTTCAAGAAGATACGACAATATTCtctcaaaaaaacttttcgTATGAAAAAGGAAGAGATGATATTACGACGTTAAAATCATGTATAGATACAAGACCCATTCCCCTCGTATGCGGGGAACGAACGTTCGATATTCAACAGAATACATCTCCGCCCTACCCAGCTGCTCCACAAATTACTTCATCGTATTTCCGAATTAAGCATGAAGAAAGTTTTGACTTCAATCAGAACTGCGAAGGAATTCACATATGTCCAAACGTCATAGCTGAAGCTCGAATGTTGGAGACACAAGCCCGTGAGTCTTTTAATAAGTCATGCAGCCGCGATAGTATCCAATCAACGTGCAGCGATGAAACGACGAATaacaactttaattttaatacttcTTCTTGTGAACACACAAATCAAACACAACCATCTCCTACAGAGAGTTCATGTTTATATGAAAACTCTCCTCCGTGTATATCACAACAACCAACTAACTGCGCGTTAGAAAATGTAAATTATCCTGGAAGTACTTTGGCACATTTACCACCAGTAAATAGTGCTCCCAATTACAATAATGTTGACAGCTATCATCGTCAAAAGCAATTACAAGGATGGCGAAGTCAACCCTATCAAAGAAACACATTGCCTTTACAAAACGAAGAGAAATCATCATGTATGTTGCATGAGGATTACGAAATAAATACTTCACACTACAATAacagtaacaacaacaacaacaaccagtCAGACAGGCAGCTCCGAAATAGTTTATCTCATATGGGCACAGATCAACACTACCATAACATAAGACCTCAACAGCAACTTCAAAGCCCAGTAGTATCACAACCAACACCAGAACATTATTATCCACAAAACATAAATCATTCACAAAACATGACTTACTCGAACTTTAACTCGCCCATGGACGTAAAACCGAATCCATATGCTATGCAACAAACGAGTATGCGCCAGCCCATTTCGCCAGGCTGCTtaccaacgatgccaaattatTCCAACCAGCCAACACCACACGAAATAGGGAGTATGCAAGCTGATCACCATATGAATACAGTTAGTCCTCATATGTCTAACATCACTGGTCCACACATACATCCGCCTCCACACCATCATCCTGTAGGAATGCCTACATCATTCTGTAGCACGTGTACCAACCAGCAACATCCCTGTTTACCCAGTCCTGAAATGGGTACGCCGAATCAAATGACCGTTCCCGAGATGCAGGCTCAGAACCTCGCAGAGTATCAataccaacaacaacaaatgtttTTCGCGCGCGATAACCGCCGACCGCGAAGAATAGCCTGTACTTGCCCAAATTGCCGTGACGGCGAAAACAAGACTGTTACAACGAAAGACGGTAAACAGCGCAAGTTACATGTCTGTCACATACCAGGTTGCGGTAAAATTTATGGCAAAACGAGTCATTTGCGAGCTCATCTTCGATGGCATGCCGGCGAGAGACCATTCGCGTGCAACTGGTTGTTTTGTAACAAACGATTTACAAGATCCGATGAACTTCAACGGCATCGTCGCACACATACCGGCGACAAAAGATTTGAATGTTCGACCTGCTTAAAAAAGTTCATGAGATCGGATCATCTATCAAAACATATGAAAACACATCAAactcaaaataaacaaaacgcgAGTAaggataaaaacgaaaaaacttCGGAAAAAAATGACGATACGACAAAAACGACAAAAGATGATGACGTGAAAAAGAAGACGCCGTCGAATTCGATGGGGTTATCAGAATCCCTTAAATTGTAA